From Thunnus albacares chromosome 22, fThuAlb1.1, whole genome shotgun sequence, the proteins below share one genomic window:
- the LOC122974518 gene encoding snaclec echicetin subunit beta-like — protein sequence MLESPYMLKSGVFLTGWSIFSTCRLHQYHFVAELMNWTEAQTYCRETYTDLVTIENTEDMNQLINTVPSAGNNSQVWIGLYRVIDWKWSDGYRGSGAEYRNWASDQPNSFFLNNLSAGTQLDPQFVFVNQEMSWFDAQRYCRENFIDLATVRNDAENQEVENWVPSGDYAWIGLYRDPDW from the exons atgttagAGTCACCTTACATGTTAAAAAGTGGTGTTTTCCTCACAGGCTGGTCCATCTTCTCCACATGTCGTCTCCATCAGTACCACTTTGTTGCTGAACTCATGAATTGGACTGAAGCTCAGACCTactgcagagagacatacacagacctggtcaccattgaaaacactgaagacatgaaCCAACTCATCAACACAGTTCCATCTGCTGGTAATAACAGTCAAGTCTGGATTGGCCTGTACAGAGTCATTGATTGGAAGTGGTCAGATGGGTACAGAGGGAGTGGAGCTGAATATAGGAACTGGGCATCCGATCAACCAA ATTCATTTTTCCTCAATAATTTATCTGCAGGAACACAGCTGGATcctcaatttgtttttgtgaatcaAGAGATGTCTTGGTTTGATGCTCAGAGGTACTGCAGGGAGAACTTCATAGACCTGGCCACTGTGAGGAACGACGCTGAGAACCAGGAGGTCGAGAATTGGGTGCCCAGTGGAGACTATGCATGGATCGGCCTGTACAGAGATCCTG ATTGGTGA